One Panicum virgatum strain AP13 chromosome 9K, P.virgatum_v5, whole genome shotgun sequence genomic region harbors:
- the LOC120650375 gene encoding LOW QUALITY PROTEIN: uncharacterized protein LOC120650375 (The sequence of the model RefSeq protein was modified relative to this genomic sequence to represent the inferred CDS: deleted 1 base in 1 codon; substituted 1 base at 1 genomic stop codon) produces the protein MVSQHRVANYSHCPLTTRCCPCALQGDPSSSEEEEEILASRRCDPDLDASAVVVYXSRGGVGFLTRFGGGFATGIGGQLGLLDLYHQLLVLSFPLPWYFLDGLVKCCLWGCCAPPCFSCGGD, from the exons ATGGTCTCCCAACATCGAGTCGCCAATTATTCCCACTGTCCCCTCACCACGAGATGCTGCCCTTGTGCTCTGCAGG GAGATCCATCCAgctcggaggaggaggaagagatcttgGCTTCTAGGCGTTGCGACCCAGATCTTGATGCATCTGCTGTG GTAGTTTACTGatctagaggaggagttgggtTCTTGACCCGATTTGGTGGGGGCTTTGCCACTGGGATAGGGGGACAGTTAGGCCTGCTGGATCTTTATCACCAGTTGTTGGTCCTGTCCTTTCCGTTGCC TTGGTACTTTCTTGACGGATTGGTTAAGTGCTGTCTGTGGGGTTGTTGTGCTCCTCCTTGCTTCTCATGTGGTGGTGAT
- the LOC120650374 gene encoding BTB/POZ domain-containing protein NPY4-like — MKYMKLGSKPDALQTEGSNIRFVATELATDIVISIGDIKFYLHKFPLLSKSSRLQRLVASSNEEKNDELDISDIPGGPSAFEICAKFCYGMIVTLNAYNVLAARCAAEYLEMFETIDKGNLIYKIDVFLTSSVFRTWKDSIIVLQSTKSLLPWCENLKVINHCIDSIGSKASIDPSEVEWSYTCNRKKLPSENGIDSHWNGVRKQPMVPNDWWVEDLCELEVDLYKRVIMTIKAKGRMPPVVIGEALRAYAYWRLLGSLEDAVSNGVDCTKRHAALDAIVFLLPTEEGSVSCGFLLKLLKAACLLESGESHRNNLIKRIGAQLDGASVADLLIPVNTDENSFYNIDLVMTIVEEFMSQHSDNGKAKLQDDEEIVEAENMSVMTVSSASKLAVAKLIDGYLAEIAKDPNLPLPKLMALAEMASSLPRPTHDGLYRAIDMYLKEHPSLSKSEKKKLCGLMDCKQLSQDACMHAVQNERLPLRVVVQVLFFEQVRASVASARSDPSAELPSAVRSLLPRENGNSIGSSRSAATTTTEEECGVPTSSDINSLRSMRLANNSGGSERSSGSSDTNKNGDDRSGAGKAKGMLMPKKILSKLWSGKTNASENSSSDTSESPGSVNPEEVKSTQSRITRRSVS; from the exons ATGAAGTATATGAAGCTTGGATCAAAGCCCGATGCCTTGCAGACAGAGGGCAGTAATATCAG GTTTGTTGCAACAGAGCTGGCAACGGACATTGTTATCTCCATTGGGGACATCAAATTTTATCTTCACAAG TTTCCTCTTCTATCAAAGAGTTCGCGATTGCAAAGATTAGTGGCTTCAAGCAATGAGGAGAAAAATGATGAATTGGATATCTCTGACATCCCTGGTGGACCTTCAGCATTCGAAATTTGTGCCAAGTTTTGCTATGGCATGATTGTAACACTCAATGCATACAATGTCCTCGCTGCCCGTTGTGCGGCTGAGTATCTAGAGATGTTTGAGACAATTGATAAAGGAAACCTCATATACAAAATTGATGTGTTCCTGACATCAAGTGTGTTTCGCACCTGGAAGGACTCGATCATAGTTTTACAGAGCACGAAGTCACTGCTACCTTGGTGTGAGAATTTGAAGGTAATCAACCACTGCATTGACTCTATTGGATCGAAGGCTTCAATTGATCCATCAGAGGTTGAGTGGTCATACACTTGCAACAGAAAGAAACTTCCATCTGAAAATGGTATTGATTCTCATTGGAATGGTGTTAGGAAGCAACCGATGGTCCCTAATGACTGGTGGGTTGAGGACCTTTGTGAGCTCGAGGTCGATTTGTACAAGCGGGTGATCATGACCATTAAGGCAAAGGGAAGAATGCCCCCTGTTGTAATTGGAGAAGCACTGAGGGCCTATGCATACTGGCGACTTCTTGGTTCCCTTGAAGATGCTGTGAGTAATGGAGTTGACTGCACAAAGCGTCATGCAGCTCTTGATGCTATTGTATTTCTCTTGCCCACTGAGGAAGGTTCAGTGTCATGTGGTTTTCTTCTTAAGCTGCTAAAAGCTGCATGCTTGTTGGAATCTGGGGAGTCCCATCGCAATAACTTGATCAAGAGAATAGGGGCACAATTGGATGGTGCTTCAGTTGCGGACCTTCTTATACCAGTAAATACAGATGAAAACAGTTTCTATAACATAGATTTGGTCATGACAATAGTGGAGGAGTTCATGTCGCAGCATAGTGATAATGGTAAGGCGAAACTTCAAGATGACGAAGAAATCGTAGAGGCTGAGAATATGAGTGTGATGACTGTTTCCAGCGCGTCAAAACTGGCAGTTGCGAAGCTGATCGATGGATATCTTGCTGAGATAGCCAAAGATCCCAACCTTCCTCTTCCAAAGTTGATGGCGCTTGCTGAAATGGCATCTTCTCTACCCCGGCCAACACATGACGGGCTCTATCGTGCCATTGACATGTATCTGAAG GAGCACCCAAGCCTATCCAAGAGTGAAAAGAAGAAATTATGCGGACTGATGGACTGCAAGCAGCTGTCGCAGGATGCGTGCATGCATGCTGTGCAGAATGAGCGCCTCCCCCTGCGCGTGGTTGTGCAAGTTCTCTTCTTTGAGCAAGTCAGGGCATCTGTTGCTTCGGCAAGGAGCGACCCTTCAGCTGAGCTACCATCCGCTGTTCGCTCGCTTCTTCCCAGAGAGAATGGCAACTCCATTGGCAGCTCCAGGTCAGCAGCCACAACGACAACAGAGGAGGAGTGCGGGGTCCCAACATCGAGTGACATCAACTCTTTAAGGTCGATGAGGCTGGCCAACAACAGTGGCGGCAGTGAGAGGAGCAGTGGCAGCAGCGACACGAACAAGAACGGTGatgacaggagtggagcaggaaaGGCAAAGGGGATGCTGATGCCAAAGAAGATACTGAGCAAGCTCTGGTCCGGCAAAACGAACGCCAGTGAGAACAGCAGTTCAGACACGTCGGAGAGCCCTGGGTCGGTGAACCCGGAGGAGGTGAAGTCCACACAGTCGCGGATCACAAGGCGCTCGGTGTCCTAG